Part of the Cherax quadricarinatus isolate ZL_2023a chromosome 87, ASM3850222v1, whole genome shotgun sequence genome, aagtgtgaccatggcgtaatagcgcacaaaatgcgcgctaaaggaataacaggaaaagttggtcgatggatctataatttcctcactaacagaacacagagagtagtcgtcaacagagtaaagtccgaggcagctacggtgaaaagctctgttccacaaggcacagtactagctcccatcttgttcctcatcctcatatccgacatagacaaggatgtcagtcacagcaccgtgtcttcctttgcagatgacacccgaatctgcatgacagtgtcttccattgcagacactgcaaggctccaggcggacatcaaccaaatctttcagtgggctgcagaaaacaatatgaagttcaacgatgagaaatttcaattactcagatatggtaaacatgaggaaattaaatcttcatcagagtacaaaacaaattctggccacaaaatagagcgaaacaccaacgtcaaagacctgggagtgattatgtcggaggatctcaccttcaaggaccataacattgtatcaatcgcatctgctagaaaaatgacaggatggataatgagaaccttcaaaactagggaggccaagcccatgatgacactcttcaggtcacttgttctatctaggctggaatattgctgcactctaacagcacctttcaaggcaggtgaaattgccgacctagaaaatgtacagagaactttcacggcgcgcataacggagataaaacacctcaattactgggagcgcttgaggtttctaaacctgtattccctggaacgcaggagggagagatacatgattatatacacctggaaaatcctagagggactagtaccgaacttgcacacgaaaatcactcactacgaaagcaaaagacttggcagacgatgcaccatccccccaatgaaaagcaggggtgtcactagcacgttaagagaccatacaataagtgtcaggggaccgagactgttcaactgcctcccagcacacataagggggattaccaacagacccctggcagtcttcaagctggcactggacaagcacctaaaggcagttcctgatcagccgggctgtggctcgtacgttggtttgcgtgcagccagcagcaacagcctggttgatcaggcgctgatccaccaggaggcctggtcacagaccgggccgcgggggcgttgacccccgaaactctctccaggtaaactccaggtaaactccaggaaggctgttcaagtgccgatactaaacgaatttgttcccgtaagggataatgtaaattggattaatccatttcagaccccccataaatacatttacaaaagcacttacataaatacacttacataactgtttgagttttgagctgttcgtatcccgagatACCACTGTATTTACATCACTCTGCTATATTACCTTTGTGAACAACCTtcaatacattttttaaattttgaACCCAATGTAAAAGTAAGGTACGTATAATGTTTCTCAGGAaataagacaagtgtttcctgatgtgggtcttagtcatatgatgacccacagctggagattttggtcctctgaccgaggccttccattggcttaccagtccacctctttaaaaataatggttatgattataacaattATATATAGTAATCAGAAAAGCAGTAGAATATGTATTCTAAGAGAACAATAATGATATCTACACAGCTACATTGTTTACATGTTGTTGATGACCTACATAAATTCATTTATGCCCAGGACAATGAAGAGAATATAAACCACATTACAGTCCATGTCTCTTCAACACTTCAAACTTAATATGAAAGAATAATTGAAAATGTAAATAATCTCTAGGAAAAAACACAAAGTGAGACAATATTCTTTTAAGAAGACAACTCTAAACTATACAAAATCCTTTGAAAAAACACCAGTCTCATGTTTtgataaatggtttttatgacataCTGAACAGATAATTTTATGCAAATCAAAAACAAAGATCGCCCATTTTCCAGTCATCATATAATCCCAGAAATACTGGATGCTAGCAAGATTTTATTGAGTGCTAATCAAAACTAATTATATTTTTTCTCAGAGTTAAAGTGAAcatctaggcgagtacaaataggaagcgcgtctgtctggcgctcaccagacggaggatcgagcctccaacatgtcttgcactgaatgactcacttgggtttagcgcttaacatggatTAATTAATTTAATTCTCAGAGTTAAAAATTATAGAAATTATATTTATCAAAATATTTGTAAATACCTAATGCATATGTTGATTATTGGTCCTGTTTTTCTGAGTGACATTTAGGGCATTTATCTCCTTCACCAAGATATTTATGACATTTAAATCTTGTGTCACACTTTTTACAGTTTTTCTCAACAATATCATAGTCACAAGCATCACCAATCACATCTATTAGACAACTAGCTCCATGTGAACCTGCTAAGCTTCCTACAATGCTCCCGATGATACCTCCAATCATTGTGCCTACACCAGGACATATCATGGTGCCAACTGCTGCACCAATCTTTGCTCCTACTGAACTACCAGCCCAGCCTCCAGCAGAACTTGCAATAGATTCAACCACATTTCTTGAGGTGCCATTTTTGTAGTCAATGTATGCCGAGGCTGTAAAATGTATCCCATCCAGGACAAATCCTATTATCCTACTCACCCTGGAAACACAGCGAATAAGTTTCCCTGATCCATTTCTCAcctgtaaataaaaaaatattaattttaaaaaataaaatctgTGGTAATAATACTAAAATAATACTTTCATAAATTATCATCCTGTTTTATGGTCGCTACTTTTTATATGATTGTTATTTGATTTCCTatcatttttttaataatttaggCATCATAGAaggaaagcctttcagtagctgCCCGACATTTTTTCTTATGTTTGACCTCTATTTTTTCTAACCCTCAGGTAAGAACTTCCTTCCAATCTTTGCCATTCATAACTCTACCATATTTCATAAAACGGGCAAATGAAATACTGGCCATCATCAATTGCACAATCTTTTTTTCCTTTTGCCAGACTTTCATTTGCATTTCAGTCATAATCTGAGACAGCATTCGTTTGGCTTCCAATTTTCAACACATGTAAACAGTAACTCGGAGAAAATTCTTTCAACTGTTAGGTTGTGCAAGTGTCCAGTTTTCCTGGATTGGGTTgcatacatacattttttttattaacacatcggccgtttcccaccaaggcaaggtggcccgaaaaaaagaaaaactttcatcattcactccatcactgtcttaccagaggcatgcttacactacagttataaaattgcaagattagcacccctccttcagagtgcagacactgtacttcaaatctccaggactcaagttcggtttgccggttttcctgaatcccttcataaatattaccttgtttacactccaacagcacgtcaagtcctaaaaaccatttgtctccatctgctcctatctgacacgctcatgtatgcttgctggaagcccaagcccctggcacacaaaacctcctttacccactccctccaacctttcctaggcagacccctaccctgccttccctccagtacagatttatacaccctcgaagtcattctatttcgttccatcctctctacacgtTTGAACCACCTcgataacccctcctcagccctctagataatagttttggtaatcctgcacctcctaatctccaaactacagattctctacattgccctcagacatgacatctccacttcctccagccttctccttgttgtaacatttaccacccatgtttcacacccatataagagcattggtataactataccctCATGCATTTccctctttgtttccatggataatgttctttgtctccacagactcctcagtgcaccactcaccatgtTCCCCCttgttaattctatgattcacctcatctatcatggactcatctgctgacacttccactcctaaatatctaaatacattcacctcctccatactctccctccaatctgatatccaaacttTCAATGTGCAACCCATAAATACAGTGGAGGATTTTGTGTGGGTATACTCGACTGATTTAATTACCTGAACCTGCCAGCATCTCCAATATGAGACTCTTGAAACAAGCACACAGGTACTAAGAGAATGTCCCTACTGAtacaacaccatatcccctttaaaatcaggcataatcactgataatactacagaccactaccctaccttcctcataacaaatcttggtaaattaccccaagactctactaaagtcaccttcagacttcacaatgaggcagccattaataacttcacaacagcagtgacaaacattgactggcacactgagctagaaaactatacagatattgatgaatgtattaattttctaaaaaagtcCCAATACCTTGTgaagggggctgtagggcaaaatctgtaactccgttgtttactgtccgattttctccagttttggtacacaagacagtcgtttcactctttcttgaaaatatttatcaaaaatatacctcaaacaactgagaaatgactgatttactgaaaatgccataGTGTTAAACTTTTATCctatatgggactacgtaaggttgtttggacacttggtgccgagagaacaatgcttattctTATTTTCTGTGACCACTTGTCTTTAAATGAacgtatctttatttcacaaaaaaaataaagtttgttagttcctggaatattgcaaaaacatctgccctttactcccacataactcccaaagtatttggaatatttccaaaatttggtCACAGAAtataagagaaatcattattctacaacttttgtgagtattatattccatttaattcAGTAATAAAGGGAGAAAGTTGAACAATtgttgaataagttacttccgagatatcggccgagagcgccggccggcccccgtctcaaaaaaaaaaaaaaaaatttcgcgaaaatcgcgtttgtttgggtgtatttcttagtaaactgatgttctagtgcagttatcctcttcaaaacaccgttttctcttactcagagacgacagggtgaccagttacacttttatatcgaaatattcccgataatctctgggccatattatggcctattttattcagtctagagtatataacatgtttgtatgttatttagagtgtttattatatcatattagatcaattctgatagacaaataagccgagctgatataagcgtaataatgggcaATTCCAGGCTGGCACCTCGGGAGCAGGAACACTGCTGAGCGTTCCCATCTGGTTCCCAGCTATCACTAAGTCTGCcgataagctccacctactgttttatgatgccaaatagtcagttattatattagaaagaataatgcaagaaaaggcgataaaaaacaagaaaacaaCTCCAAAAAATGTATGGGCCAtgagcagactcggtaccaacatcgctgtcaccatacctgatataaatgactaatttcttgtagaaacgtcgtagaacattcattctggtaccattgtgttgccaaagagttgagctatttttcagtatatataactcaatatccatattttttcaatttttgggtgagcgcgcgcggaaaattgccctacagccccctaATATTCTTAATTAATATTGATGTTTATCGATTTTTACTtggattttttaaattattattattataatcaaaaagaagcgctaagccacaagggctatacagcactgcagggtagggaaggaagcaagggaattggatggcagaagggaggggggatgatcagcaggttacagaaaacagcggggcaggggatagtacgggggtagagggtagcaagagatacaagtagaaagggctgaaagtatcagaatttgtgaagtcagtcagtcgttgtcaaaaagtcaatgagagagtccggatgaaaggtgggtccatcagcgagaagggaaggtaaagagagagcagcggggcgaagacgacgacagaggtaaattctgcgtgctcgttgataaagtgggcagtccaacagaatgtggctgactgataatggagcttggcaattctcacagagaggagcaagacgcctctccatgagatatccatgagtaagacgagtatggccaatgcgaagacgggagagtagtagtctcccaacctcgacactggtgataagaagacggccagtaacctatactcggtttaatagactgaagtttgttgccgagcatagtagaccaacgttgttgccaacgggtgtgaaggtgggaagatattacagcaaaatagtccgtacatggaatacctctataggaaactggtaggtcatgtactgctgaccgcgcagcagtgtctgcctgttcattgccctgtacgtcaacatgaccagggacccaacaaaaaactatctttatgcttagtaaagatgcggcgtagccaaagttggatacggaggactaaggggtgaggtgtatcaaatttttgtatagcctgtaaagcactaagggagtctgagacaaccacaaatgatgacacaggcatagatgcaatacggataagtgctgtaaggatggcatataattcagcagtaaaaatactagctgaagatagtaaatgcccttgtacgacgctgtccggaaacactgctgcgaatcctacgccgtcagaagacttagagccatctgtgtacacagcaatgtcatgagaatgagagtgaaagtggtcaagaaaaagagagcgggaagcgaccgtagacagttgggctttcgagcaagggagggagaaagaacagactcgaacagctggaacttcccaggggggtagggaaaagtgagatgctacatgtacatagaaaggtggtagttgaagagaagacaagagcgaatgaaggcgaagagagaagggacggagtaagcaggggcggcgaacaaataaagaatgtctactaatatcagtgaccattctataaatggaaggattgcggagattatgagagcgtacatagtagcgcaggcaatgggcatcacggcgatcggataaggatggaacgttcgcttctgcatagaggctttcgacaggggaagagcgaaaagcaccaaggcataaacgtaatccttggtgatgaatggggttaaggctagagagagtggcaggagatgccgctgaatagatctggtcaccataatcaagtttcgataaaataagggtggaatgtaggtgaaggagggttcgacgatcagctccccacgaaagatgagcaagggttttaagaaggttcagccggctgtgacaagttgccttcagagaggtaatgtgaggtttccaggataacctacgatcaaagaggaggcccagaaacttgactgtatcacgttcagggatacgtgagccatagaggtacaaaggatgatcagagatgacagagcgtctagtgaaagtgatttggtgggttttagtgctggaaaatttaaacccatgtgtggtggcccaattggaaacacggtcgactgcatgctggagagaaactgtaaggaggtgacagtcagcgcctgcacaggcaatagcgaagtcatcaacatagagtgatgaccaaatatttgatggaagactagaggccaaatcattaatagcaaggagaaaaagtgttgtgctcagaacacatccctgggggacaccttcagcttggacaaagtccggggagagcacattattaacccgaacacggaaatgcctgtcagttaaaaagttcttaaggaaggatggtagattgcctcgaaggcctaaggagtgggcttgggctaaaatattatacctccaagttgtgtcatatgccttctcaaggtcaaaaaatatggcaataactgagtggttattcgcaaaggcattacgaacatacgtatccaagcgcagtaaggggtctatggtagaacgtcccttacgaaagccatattgacgagtggagagactgttgtgtgtctctaaataccacactaaacgtctatttactagacgttccattactttgcaaactgcactggtaagagcaatgggacgatagtgggaggtttcatgtcccgtagtgcctggtttgcggaaagggagaacaatggcggatttccacagctgtggaagaactccttgtgaccaaataagattgtaaaggcgtaataggactgcaagggctgactgatgtaaatgctgtagcatacgaatatgaatgtcgtcgggcccagctgccgatgatcgacaagctgagagtgttgcctccagttcttgaagtgtaaaaggcacattatactgttcttctctgagagaagaaaagtccaagggtgctaactctctggcagactttgaggaaagaaatgaggggcatagatggagtccctgagaaatacggaccagatgattgccaatttcattggcaacatctagtgggtttgctatatcaacaccggcaacccgcagaacaggagccgggtcaggagaatatttaccactcagttttcgtacttttttccagactgcactcatagaggaagcagaggtgatggtggagacataatctcgccagcaagtgcgtttagcgtcacggatgacacggcgagcgatcgcacgcttctgtttaaaatcaaggagtcgctctgtggttctattgtaccggtacctgccccatgcagcgcgtttcaaacgtactgcacgagcacaagcaggagaccaccaaggcacgcatttctgagaatgcctgcccgaagtttggggtatagaatgagaagctgcggtgaaaacggaggacgagaagaggtgtaaaagctcatcgatggaggacgaagaaggaacctctttaaaaacagtcaggtgtgagtaaaggttccaat contains:
- the LOC128705737 gene encoding uncharacterized protein ZK688.7-like; the encoded protein is MSPSNIEVLTLLVRNGSGKLIRCVSRVSRIIGFVLDGIHFTASAYIDYKNGTSRNVVESIASSAGGWAGSSVGAKIGAAVGTMICPGVGTMIGGIIGSIVGSLAGSHGASCLIDVIGDACDYDIVEKNCKKCDTRFKCHKYLGEGDKCPKCHSEKQDQ